One window of Lytechinus variegatus isolate NC3 chromosome 2, Lvar_3.0, whole genome shotgun sequence genomic DNA carries:
- the LOC121408582 gene encoding splicing factor ESS-2 homolog — translation MALVKSDEKAMVPLTSKPAWEKEKKPDKRKVLDEEMFVSDLEKIIQRDFFPDLKKLKAQHEYMEAMQRNDLEKMREMAIKYASTCRTSRPGTSTVTPMQEREQTPSTFETPVPGQFASDTPRTANNDFKNEDLPSRDTDLTKLEEKSDSDTSLSLDKYLTKYTSEDNASFRDIMARSEEKHRQKHAWLYEAELNHAAETEDMLKLKSSEQLAIDSRSNRLNTWKYEAKNALMYVPEGVEPSLAEKLLKKPEKEIAHSNTRLTSDPFPRPSTGTLPGLAGTSRQDGRVGADGKELTPSDGPKVNGYGFVATPSPAPGVNESPMMTWGEIEGTPFRLDGGDTPVQMVRGPQFKMPGVPKKEKLGLSLVDKVTKKNRAKKEEALRRVTKNLVSPSPSRFGSASPMDRIRTLSSAAQKLVQRSVGQTDKALRASYTPSPQRSVGSRTPSLGGTPNRTPGLTPGKSPASRRAQSVTASPASTRTPAEPPSLTDNLLNLPKRTAPQRQKATDFF, via the exons ATGGCCCTGGTAAAATCAGATGAGAAAGCCATGGTTCCTCTGACTTCCAAACCAGCatgggaaaaagaaaagaaaccaGACAAAAGAAAAGTACTTGATGAAGAGATGTTTGTTAGC GACCTGGAAAAAATCATCCAGCGTGACTTCTTTCCTGACTTGAAGAAGTTGAAAGCTCAGCATGAATACATGGAAGCCATGCAGAGGAATGATTTGGAGAAGATGAGAGAGATGGCCATCAAGTATGCATCCACCTGCAGAACATCAAGACCTGGAACATCTACTGTCACTCCCATGCAAg aaagaGAGCAAACTCCATCCACATTTGAAACCCCTGTACCAGGACAGTTTGCAAGTGATACACCAAGGACTGCAAATAATGACTTCAAGAATGAGGATTTACCATCAAGAGACACAGATTTGACAAAACTGGAGGAGAAAT CTGATAGTGATACATCATTGAGCCTAGACAAATACCTGACCAAGTACACCAGCGAAGACAACGCGTCGTTCCGAGACATCATGGCCAGGTCTGAGGAGAAGCATCGACAGAAACACGCCTGGCTGTATGAAGCCGAGCTGAACCATGCGGCTGAGACGGAGGATATGCTGAAGTTAAAGAGCTCTGAACAGCTAGCCATTGATTCTAGGAGTAATAGGTTGAACACATGGAAATATGAGGCAAAGAATGCACTCATGTATGTGCCTGAAG GTGTGGAACCAAGTCTTGCAGAGAAACTGTTGAAAAAACCTGAGAAAGAGATCGCCCACTCCAACACCCGACTGACCTCTGACCCCTTCCCCCGACCCAGCACCGGGACCCTCCCCGGTCTAGCAGGAACAAGCCGACAGGATGGGAGGGTTGGTGCAGATGGTAAAGAGTTGACCCCATCAGACGGTCCCAAGGTCAATGGCTATGGTTTTGTGGCTACTCCGTCTCCTGCTCCAG gtGTGAATGAATCTCCCATGATGACTTGGGGTGAGATAGAAGGAACACCATTCAGGTTAGATGGGGGCGACACACCTGTTCAAATGGTTAGAGGGCCACAGTTCAAG ATGCCTGGTGTTCCAAAGAAAGAGAAGCTTGGTTTATCACTGGTTGATAAGGTGACCAAGAAGAATAGAGCTAAGAAAGAAGAAGCCTTGCGACGAGTCACCAAGAATCTTGTCAG TCCATCACCAAGTCGTTTTGGTTCTGCAAGTCCCATGGACCGGATACGAACGCTGTCATCAGCTGCACAGAAACTCGTCCAAAGAAGCGTGGGTCAAACGGACAAAGCTCTCAGGGCAAGCTACACACCGTCTCCGCAACGCTCTGTTGGTAGTAGGACGCCCTCTCTTGGTGGAACACCCAACAGGACGCCTGGACTAACCCCAGGGAAGTCACCGGCTTCAAGGCGCGCTCAGTCGGTCACTGCGAGTCCCGCCTCCACAAGAACTCCAGCGGAACCACCAAGTTTGACAGACAATCTCCTCAATCTACCAAAGAGAACTGCTCCACAAAGACAGAAGGCTACTgattttttctaa
- the LOC121408583 gene encoding uncharacterized protein LOC121408583 — translation MSSSNARDQDSADFSPSPTGPRASSAPETPAAMLHHGSKHPASTSTSKSLTSHEPKSSVSGKKIDKRPVKKPEKDKKKQSNVKDGNSGPQASVSSSKKEQSSHSRDENKNLADVDSRLTKLESMLNRVIGALPLPEEDYDQHYAEHAHNEDSADDHDDINPYQSCQRLYTQPVDVDYDDITCTSQEESTLPKMIPTFAAKFAAQSDEGPPLEEEIASSTMFMMNNKLEEKVLEETGIKYLPPSNCPYLDVPKVNPVIWENLSPSTRSRDLKLARVQKSLTRGLTAFTRSISSGNLSPSQQDALALLSNANYEMNALRKEQIKPDMNAAYSHLCKPTIPVTKFLFGDDLGKRVKDMTEEQKATGRVVKTSEPGRGRYRAHANYHPYRAGDYSRQGYRAAGWSTPNHRPQSGAPYRPFLDRKAPFRGRRQPQAPMVKKPPASQGRYRENPQRK, via the coding sequence ATGAGTTCGAGCAACGCTCGCGATCAGGATTCGGCGGATTTCAGTCCGTCTCCGACCGGACCGAGAGCCTCCTCGGCCCCCGAAACTCCGGCGGCGATGCTCCACCATGGGTCTAAGCACCCCGCGAGCACATCCACCTCCAAAAGCCTCACAAGTCATGAGCCCAAGAGCTCCGTGAGCGGGAAGAAGATCGATAAACGGCCTGTTAAGAAACCAGAGAAAGATAAGAAGAAGCAAAGCAATGTTAAAGACGGCAATAGCGGACCCCAAGCTTCAGTTTCATCTTCAAAAAAGGAGCAGTCGTCCCACTCAcgggatgaaaataaaaacttggcTGATGTTGACAGTCGTTTAACAAAACTGGAATCCATGCTTAACCGTGTCATTGGTGCTCTCCCATTGCCGGAGGAAGATTATGACCAACATTACGCTGAACATGCTCATAATGAGGACTCAgctgatgatcatgatgacatcAATCCGTACCAATCATGCCAAAGGCTGTACACGCAACCAGTTGATGTTGATTACGATGACATCACATGTACTTCCCAAGAGGAATCCACATTGCCAAAAATGATTCCCACATTCGCAGCTAAGTTTGCTGCCCAATCTGATGAGGGGCCTCCTCTTGAAGAAGAAATAGCTAGCTCAACAATGTTCATGATGAACAATAAATTGGAGGAGAAAGTCCTCGAAGAGACTGGAATAAAATATTTGCCACCAAGCAACTGCCCCTACTTGGATGTACCTAAAGTGAACCCTGTTATTTGGGAGAATCTGTCTCCTTCAACAAGAAGCAGAGACCTCAAGCTAGCTAGGGTACAGAAGTCCCTCACTAGGGGCTTGACTGCCTTCACTCGCTCAATCTCGTCAGGCAACCTTTCTCCATCTCAACAAGATGCATTGGCCTTGCTGTCTAATGcaaattatgaaatgaatgCTCTACGCAAGGAACAAATAAAGCCTGACATGAATGCTGCATACAGCCACCTGTGCAAACCAACTATTCCGGTCACAAAGTTCCTTTTTGGGGACGATTTGGGAAAGCGAGTTAAGGACATGACCGAAGAGCAGAAAGCTACTGGACGAGTTGTTAAAACTTCAGAGCCAGGCCGTGGCCGTTATCGAGCTCACGCCAATTACCACCCTTACAGAGCTGGAGATTACTCCCGCCAAGGTTACAGAGCTGCAGGATGGTCTACTCCTAACCATAGACCACAATCGGGTGCTCCTTACAGGCCTTTTTTGGACAGAAAGGCCCCTTTCAGGGGCCGCAGACAGCCACAAGCCCCCATGGTGAAAAAACCACCAGCATCTCAGGGCAGATACCGAGAGAATCCCCAGCGGAAGTAG